One Antarctobacter heliothermus DNA segment encodes these proteins:
- a CDS encoding HK97 family phage prohead protease — protein MESRAVWAASGLEVRQQGQRPAIVGSFPYNTWAVLSDRGTVRKEEILPGAFDFTLSDPDAEVNLLFGHSFDRPLASRSGGSLELQDSDKALTFRATIPEGAERVSHVADALAMIAAGLATGISPGFRVPPKDVVPDAEKLTPEPGNPGVMIRQLAALVLYELSIVTRPAYPATSAELRKMPCNRLHAPQRKVLLP, from the coding sequence ATGGAGAGCCGCGCCGTCTGGGCCGCATCCGGTTTGGAGGTGCGGCAACAGGGGCAGCGACCGGCGATTGTCGGAAGCTTCCCCTACAACACGTGGGCTGTCTTGAGCGACCGGGGCACAGTTCGCAAAGAGGAAATCCTGCCGGGGGCTTTTGACTTCACGCTGAGCGACCCCGACGCCGAAGTGAACCTGCTGTTCGGACACAGCTTCGACCGTCCGCTTGCCAGCCGTTCCGGCGGTTCTCTGGAACTGCAAGACAGCGACAAGGCGCTGACCTTCCGGGCCACCATCCCCGAGGGTGCAGAGCGTGTCAGTCACGTGGCCGATGCTCTGGCCATGATTGCCGCAGGCTTGGCCACGGGTATCAGCCCCGGCTTTCGAGTGCCGCCCAAAGACGTGGTGCCCGACGCTGAAAAGCTGACACCAGAACCCGGCAATCCCGGCGTTATGATCCGTCAGCTTGCGGCACTGGTGCTCTATGAACTGTCGATAGTGACCCGGCCAGCCTATCCCGCAACATCTGCGGAACTGCGCAAGATGCCGTGCAATCGTTTGCACGCGCCACAACGGAAGGTGCTTCTACCATGA
- a CDS encoding phage major capsid protein: MLKSQEIQLAQSKRREKMASIQKADEISDEGRTELRSLTDAYEGAEVELRAAILLEQAERDKIKEPDKATSDFDRECRAFNIAALVESLEGQKPLSGREAEVSQELEERHGAAAKGVRFPWEALLETRADATISAPDASSGDLATRPTMKALERVFEDSAAARFGFRTIAVTGQPRFPELTGGASASWVAEGEGADAAAITTSVTSPTIKTLTARYLLSRQAIRQNAVLETMLRRDLSEVLREALDLACFRGTGADNQPSGLDTLLTGESHAAVITYADVVDWATDLMVSSKANDMGGISIAGVPFMMADLLKATFGDILTQLEQARKVVPNMVFSSQVSEVTAGSPDSASLYVGKPDQHAWVPTWGSPELLVDPYSESKTGKVALTVFSFTDILVQRQATHFKQITNVQKAA; the protein is encoded by the coding sequence ATGCTGAAAAGTCAAGAAATCCAACTGGCGCAGAGCAAGCGCCGCGAGAAAATGGCCTCCATCCAGAAGGCCGATGAAATCTCCGACGAAGGCCGCACCGAATTGCGCAGCCTCACCGATGCCTATGAGGGGGCAGAAGTCGAACTGCGGGCCGCAATCCTGCTGGAACAGGCAGAGCGCGACAAGATCAAAGAACCGGACAAAGCCACCAGCGACTTCGACCGGGAATGCCGCGCATTCAACATCGCCGCACTGGTCGAAAGCCTCGAAGGGCAGAAGCCGCTTTCGGGCCGCGAAGCCGAGGTGAGCCAAGAACTCGAAGAACGCCACGGCGCTGCCGCCAAGGGTGTCCGGTTCCCGTGGGAAGCCTTGCTGGAAACCCGCGCCGATGCCACCATTTCCGCCCCCGATGCGTCCAGCGGCGATCTGGCCACGCGCCCGACCATGAAGGCGCTGGAACGTGTTTTCGAAGACAGTGCAGCCGCCCGGTTCGGTTTCCGCACCATCGCTGTGACGGGCCAGCCGCGTTTCCCGGAACTGACCGGCGGTGCTTCTGCCTCTTGGGTGGCCGAAGGTGAAGGCGCTGACGCAGCCGCGATCACCACCAGCGTGACCAGCCCCACAATCAAAACGCTGACCGCGCGCTATCTGCTGAGCCGTCAGGCGATCCGGCAAAATGCCGTGCTGGAAACCATGCTGCGCCGCGATCTGTCGGAGGTGCTGCGCGAGGCACTGGACCTTGCTTGCTTCCGGGGCACCGGGGCAGACAACCAACCGTCTGGCCTCGACACCTTGCTGACCGGCGAAAGCCATGCCGCTGTCATCACCTATGCTGACGTGGTGGATTGGGCGACCGACCTCATGGTGTCCTCCAAGGCCAACGACATGGGCGGTATCAGCATCGCAGGCGTGCCCTTCATGATGGCCGATCTGCTGAAAGCGACCTTTGGCGACATCCTGACCCAACTGGAACAAGCCCGCAAAGTCGTGCCGAACATGGTGTTTTCGTCGCAGGTTTCGGAAGTGACAGCCGGTTCGCCTGACTCTGCCAGCCTGTATGTGGGCAAGCCTGACCAGCACGCTTGGGTGCCGACTTGGGGCAGCCCGGAACTGCTGGTGGACCCCTACAGCGAAAGCAAGACGGGCAAGGTGGCCCTGACTGTTTTCAGCTTTACGGACATTCTGGTGCAGCGTCAGGCCACGCACTTCAAGCAAATCACCAACGTGCAGAAGGCCGCGTGA
- a CDS encoding HNH endonuclease, whose product MTRKQDRSTIDTARWARVRHGVAERAAFRCETCGRFVGLHGQADHIVPRRRCEEQGIDPFDLANLQWLCAGCHSKKTNAERWEGRTRKDRTAVRRAKVTGRGAYLSALLNGGAS is encoded by the coding sequence ATGACCCGGAAACAAGACAGATCGACAATCGACACCGCCCGCTGGGCAAGGGTGCGGCATGGCGTGGCAGAACGTGCCGCCTTCCGTTGTGAGACTTGTGGCAGGTTCGTGGGCCTTCATGGCCAAGCCGATCACATCGTGCCGCGCCGCCGCTGCGAGGAACAGGGTATCGACCCTTTCGACCTCGCCAACCTGCAATGGCTTTGCGCCGGGTGCCACTCAAAGAAAACCAACGCCGAACGCTGGGAAGGCCGCACCCGCAAAGACCGAACCGCCGTGCGCCGTGCCAAAGTTACTGGCAGGGGTGCCTATCTGTCTGCATTGCTGAACGGGGGTGCGTCGTGA
- a CDS encoding terminase TerL endonuclease subunit — protein MAQTLRFKKPKTVVKPTSKIDLFCEWAADTHVTNRGQPLELLPFQIDVLADHFADDPAGGPLFRTVAFSCGRKNGKSLLLSLLVAGYLDPASPCHAPYFQVAVTSPTSRHSEILPSQILELYDRIGRRSEWSFSKTPPPTFRHKEGRGLLTCLSGARSAGHGLDLDLALVDEAGLLSKSNETLTNITDALASKDGRAILTGTRGDSGDYNEILNQPDPRTSVHLHGVDKNANAADPAIWEQANPGLGISKSRRFMQDAFDKAQASGSLTEFRVWHLNMPLSPSRQLLLEYDTFSKAYDENATPIEGEPCFIGLDLGGSAAMTAAVILYRESGVLRCLGAFPSEGLDLAARGKRDGIGSAYVTAAERGELFETSGAVTDLAEFLARLRDEVGNHPVLSISADRYRDAEFRTAMARAQIDWPIVTRGTGPKDGDNDIRATRRLFLSGKAKLRRNLLLEAGLTEADVKVSTTGAMQLDKSHRNARIDVAQALCLACSAFITDHDRPQAEIEVTVL, from the coding sequence ATGGCCCAAACGCTCCGTTTCAAAAAACCCAAGACCGTGGTCAAGCCCACAAGCAAGATCGACCTGTTCTGCGAATGGGCTGCCGACACGCATGTGACGAACCGGGGCCAACCGCTCGAACTGCTCCCGTTTCAAATCGACGTGCTGGCCGATCACTTCGCAGATGATCCGGCGGGCGGGCCGCTCTTCAGAACCGTGGCCTTCTCCTGCGGCAGAAAAAACGGAAAAAGCCTCCTGTTGAGCCTGCTGGTGGCCGGGTATCTCGATCCAGCTTCACCATGCCACGCGCCCTATTTTCAGGTGGCCGTGACCAGCCCAACCAGCCGTCATTCTGAAATTCTGCCAAGCCAAATCTTGGAACTGTACGACCGCATCGGACGCCGCTCTGAGTGGTCCTTTTCGAAGACACCGCCGCCCACCTTCCGCCACAAGGAAGGGCGCGGCCTGCTGACCTGTCTTTCAGGTGCCCGGTCTGCGGGGCATGGTCTCGACCTCGACCTTGCACTTGTCGATGAAGCGGGCCTGCTGTCCAAGAGCAACGAAACGCTGACCAACATCACCGATGCTCTGGCCTCGAAAGATGGCCGCGCGATCCTGACGGGCACCCGTGGCGACAGCGGCGATTACAACGAAATCTTGAACCAGCCTGACCCTCGCACCAGCGTGCATCTGCATGGCGTAGATAAAAATGCCAATGCCGCAGACCCGGCAATCTGGGAACAGGCAAATCCCGGTCTAGGCATTTCGAAGTCACGCCGCTTCATGCAAGACGCCTTCGACAAGGCGCAAGCCTCTGGTTCTCTTACAGAATTTCGGGTGTGGCATCTCAATATGCCGCTAAGCCCTTCCCGGCAATTGCTGCTGGAATACGACACGTTTTCAAAAGCTTACGATGAGAACGCCACGCCTATTGAAGGCGAGCCGTGCTTCATCGGTTTGGACCTTGGTGGCAGCGCCGCCATGACCGCCGCCGTGATCCTGTATCGGGAAAGTGGCGTGCTCCGGTGCCTTGGTGCATTCCCGAGTGAAGGTCTGGACCTCGCCGCCCGTGGCAAAAGGGATGGCATCGGAAGCGCTTACGTGACCGCTGCTGAGCGCGGGGAATTGTTTGAAACCTCAGGCGCTGTCACCGATCTGGCGGAGTTTTTGGCCCGTCTGCGTGATGAAGTCGGGAACCATCCCGTCTTGAGCATTTCCGCAGACCGTTACCGGGATGCTGAGTTTCGGACGGCGATGGCTCGGGCACAGATTGATTGGCCGATTGTCACCCGAGGCACCGGCCCGAAAGACGGCGACAATGACATTCGGGCAACCCGCCGCCTGTTCCTGTCAGGCAAGGCCAAGCTGCGCCGCAACCTCTTGCTTGAAGCTGGCCTAACCGAAGCTGACGTGAAGGTTTCGACCACGGGTGCGATGCAACTCGACAAGAGCCACCGCAACGCCCGCATCGACGTGGCGCAGGCCCTCTGTCTCGCCTGTTCCGCCTTCATCACCGACCACGACCGCCCGCAGGCCGAAATTGAGGTGACGGTTCTATGA
- a CDS encoding helix-turn-helix transcriptional regulator — protein sequence MSLKLKKTTRHLLTSAEAAEIMGVSKRFLDLDRHESRANGTPPKIPYTRLGHRSVRYRYEDVKAYIDANVVGG from the coding sequence ATGTCACTGAAACTCAAGAAGACCACCCGTCACCTTCTGACCAGCGCAGAAGCCGCCGAAATCATGGGCGTTAGCAAACGCTTCCTTGACCTTGACCGGCACGAAAGCCGAGCCAACGGCACTCCGCCCAAAATCCCATACACCCGACTTGGCCACCGGAGCGTCCGCTATCGCTATGAGGACGTGAAGGCGTACATCGACGCCAACGTGGTCGGGGGGTGA
- a CDS encoding tyrosine-type recombinase/integrase, producing MLTKKFSAQLVRDLPFAESGQTVFFDEALPGFGLRVGTKSKTYIAQSRVRGKTRRVSIGRTEKLTLNDARRLAKKALAEMANDVDRNAEKRLERAKLMTLGQAVEGWLSERNLRPSTAESYSSTMRREFGDWYDTQLRQITPATYQKRYMQILDRTPAGAALATRTFKSCWNWARADLTDGAGNTLIAECPADIVSRKKILPKAKRKSTYVHDWAAFFAALDSLETNSNRHRDAGENFRAFMELLARTGLRQAEAANMRWEDVDMKRGTFVIPAERAKNGQELVLPMSNQTHALFERLRGRTEGLPYVWGSTPLRDPRKTLTRFREALGWDVGFHDMRRSFAVVATVLDVQQSKVKRLLNHATGNDVTAGYQVLSDPETLRNSVQQISDYIDEKRIAKITS from the coding sequence ATGCTTACTAAAAAGTTTTCAGCCCAGCTTGTGCGCGATCTGCCCTTTGCCGAAAGCGGTCAGACCGTGTTCTTTGATGAAGCCTTGCCGGGGTTTGGACTGCGCGTCGGAACCAAGTCGAAAACCTACATCGCGCAAAGCCGGGTGCGGGGAAAAACCCGCCGCGTTTCCATCGGTCGCACGGAAAAGCTGACCCTGAACGATGCCCGCAGGCTGGCCAAGAAGGCGCTGGCCGAAATGGCGAACGATGTAGACCGCAACGCAGAGAAGCGCCTTGAGCGTGCCAAGCTGATGACGCTGGGGCAGGCCGTAGAAGGATGGCTGTCGGAACGGAACCTGCGCCCCAGCACAGCGGAGAGCTATTCCTCGACTATGCGCCGTGAGTTTGGCGACTGGTACGATACCCAACTGCGCCAGATCACCCCGGCAACCTATCAGAAGCGATACATGCAAATCCTTGACCGCACGCCTGCCGGTGCTGCGCTCGCCACCCGCACCTTCAAGTCATGCTGGAACTGGGCACGGGCCGATCTGACGGACGGGGCAGGGAACACGCTCATTGCGGAATGTCCCGCCGACATTGTGAGCCGCAAAAAAATCTTGCCGAAGGCCAAGCGCAAATCCACCTACGTGCACGACTGGGCAGCGTTCTTCGCTGCCCTCGACAGTCTCGAAACCAACTCGAACCGGCACCGGGACGCAGGCGAAAACTTCCGGGCATTCATGGAACTGCTGGCCCGCACCGGCCTGCGTCAGGCTGAGGCCGCAAACATGCGCTGGGAAGATGTGGACATGAAGCGCGGCACCTTCGTCATTCCAGCCGAACGCGCCAAGAACGGGCAAGAACTGGTGCTGCCCATGAGCAACCAAACCCATGCCCTGTTTGAGCGCCTGAGAGGGCGCACAGAGGGCCTTCCGTATGTCTGGGGCAGCACCCCCCTGCGTGATCCTCGCAAGACCCTGACGCGCTTCCGTGAGGCTCTGGGATGGGATGTGGGTTTTCACGACATGCGCCGGTCATTCGCAGTTGTGGCAACCGTGCTCGACGTGCAGCAAAGCAAGGTGAAACGGCTGCTGAACCATGCCACCGGCAATGACGTTACAGCGGGCTATCAGGTGCTTTCCGACCCGGAAACTCTTCGCAACTCCGTCCAGCAAATCTCTGATTACATTGACGAAAAGAGAATCGCAAAGATAACTTCTTGA
- a CDS encoding recombinase family protein, whose product MKPCFGYIRVSTLKQGERVSFDAQKEAILVFAQRRSLTVTRWYEEKQTAAKGGRSVSNSMLTQVRRGHAQGVIIHKIDHSARNLRDWTKSSELLDIGINVFIDTERPPPSCTASSMLWRRDRYARHTPPGRLFLDDDWLAPSGRAFSCSGDTSATGPCRVWHRGGRIAKIPLPGFENGFCRIRRLRP is encoded by the coding sequence ATGAAACCATGTTTTGGCTACATCCGCGTCAGCACCTTGAAGCAGGGCGAAAGGGTCTCGTTCGACGCGCAAAAAGAGGCCATTCTGGTGTTTGCTCAGCGTCGTTCCCTGACGGTCACCAGATGGTACGAAGAAAAACAGACCGCGGCAAAGGGTGGCCGATCCGTCTCCAATTCGATGCTGACCCAGGTGAGGCGCGGACATGCCCAAGGCGTCATCATTCACAAGATTGACCACTCCGCCCGAAATCTTCGCGACTGGACGAAGTCCAGCGAATTGCTCGACATCGGGATCAATGTCTTCATCGACACAGAGAGGCCACCACCGAGTTGCACGGCCTCATCGATGCTGTGGCGGCGTGATCGTTACGCGCGGCACACCCCACCCGGACGATTGTTCCTTGACGATGACTGGCTTGCCCCTTCCGGGCGAGCCTTTTCTTGTTCGGGTGACACGAGTGCAACCGGGCCGTGCCGGGTCTGGCACCGAGGCGGGAGAATTGCGAAAATACCTCTACCAGGATTTGAGAACGGGTTTTGCCGGATACGGCGCCTGAGACCGTGA